In Castanea sativa cultivar Marrone di Chiusa Pesio chromosome 6, ASM4071231v1, a single window of DNA contains:
- the LOC142640591 gene encoding transcription initiation factor TFIID subunit 6 isoform X1 — translation MSIVPKETIEVIAQSIGINNLSPDVALALAPDVEYRMREIMQEAVKCMRHSKRTTLTAEDVDGALNLRNVEPIYGFASGGPLRFKRAIGHRDLFYIDDKDLDLKDVIEAPLPKAPLDAAVLCHWLAIEGVQPAIPENASVEVITAPSNVKDYEQKDNGLPVDIKLPVKHILSRELQLYFDKITELTMSRSDSVLFKQALVSLATDSGLHPLVPYFTYFIADEVSRGLSDYSLLFALMRVVRSLLQNPHIHIEPYLHQLMPSVVTCLVAKRLGNRFADDHWELRDFTANLVASICKRFGHVYNNLQTRLTKTLLNAFLDPKRSLTQQYGAIQGLAALGPNVVRILILPNLEPYMRLLEPEMLLEKQKNEMKRNEAWRVYGALLHAAGQCIYDLLKMFPPLTSLPAHAVWRSNARVTTTVPNKRKESMEHLEEQPPHKKTATDGPILPVFTNSSPSHMEGISVVPVPGDSNMGPSSSSGQTPNERVDGIDKRDKGDKHTLKKSALLNQIWKNDLDSGHLLVSLLELFGEGILSFIPAPEMSLFL, via the exons ATGAGTATTGTGCCCAAGGAGACCATTGAGGTCATTGCACAAAGCATTGGGATTAACAACTTGTCTCCAGATGTTGCACTTGCTCTTGCTCCCGATGTGGAATATAGAATGCGTGAGATCATGCAG GAGGCCGTCAAATGCATGCGTCACTCTAAGAGAACAACATTGACAGCAGAGGATGTTGATGGTGCACTTAACTTGAGAAACGTTGAG CCAATATATGGCTTTGCCTCTGGGGGTCCTCTACGGTTCAAAAGAGCTATTGGACATAGGGATTTGTTTTACATAGATGACAAGGATTTGGATCTTAAAGAT GTGATTGAGGCTCCTTTACCAAAAGCACCTCTTGATGCTGCCGTTCTTTGTCACTGGCTAGCCATTGAAGGTGTACAACCTGCTATTCCGGAAAATGCTTCTGTAGAAG TAATTACAGCTCCTTCTAATGTCAAAGATTATGAACAAAAGGACAATGGACTTCCTGTTGATATTAAATTACCAGTTAAGCACATATTGTCTAGGGAGCTTCAG CTTTACTTTGACAAAATCACTGAGCTAACCATGAGTAGGTCAGATTCGGTCCTTTTTAAACAAGCATTAGTGAGTTTGGCAACAGACTCAGGACTTCATCCATTAGTTCCGTATTTCACATACTTTATAGCTGATGAG GTATCTCGTGGTTTAAGTGATTATTCCCTTCTGTTTGCTTTGATGCGTGTTGTGCGGAGTCTTCTTCAAAATCCTCATATTCACATAGAGCCTTAT CTACACCAATTGATGCCTTCTGTGGTAACGTGCCTTGTTGCAAAAAGGTTGGGAAATAGGTTTGCAGATGACCACTGGGAACTTAGAGACTTCACAGCTAATCTGGTTGCTTCAATATGCAAAAG ATTTGGGCATGTTTATAACAATCTCCAGACACGTTTGACAAAAACTTTGCTCAATGCATTTTTGGACCCAAAACGGTCATTGACTCAACAGTATGGTGCAATTCAAGGCTTAGCAGCCTTAGGACCCAATGTG GTTCGCATTCTTATACTTCCAAATCTTGAGCCATATATGCGACTTCTTGAACCAGAGATGCTTCTTGAGAAGCAAAAGAATGAGATGAAGAGGAATGAAGCTTGGCGTGTTTATGGAGCCCTGCTG CATGCAGCAGGTCAATGTATATATGATCTGCTCAAGATGTTCCCACCTCTGACATCCCTGCCAGCACATGCAGTATGGAGGTCCAATGCAAGAGTTACTACCACAGTGCCAA ATAAACGCAAGGAGAGCATGGAGCACTTGGAAGAGCAGCCACCCCACAAGAAAACAGCAACTGATGGTCCAATTCTTCCAGTTTTTACCAATTCCTCTCCATCTCACATGGAAGGGATATCTGTAGTTCCAGTTCCTGGTGATTCTAACATGGGTCCATCCTCATCCTCTGGACAGACACCTAATGAGAGAGTTGATGGCATCGATAAGAGAGACAAAGGTGATAAACATACTCTGAAGAAGTCAGCTCTCCTCAATCAGATATGGAAAAATGACTTGGATTCTGGGCATCTCCTGGTATCGTTGCTTGAGCTGTTTGGTGAAGGTATTTTATCCTTCATTCCAGCTCCCGAGATGTCTTTGTTCTTGTGA
- the LOC142640591 gene encoding transcription initiation factor TFIID subunit 6 isoform X3 — protein MSIVPKETIEVIAQSIGINNLSPDVALALAPDVEYRMREIMQEAVKCMRHSKRTTLTAEDVDGALNLRNVEPIYGFASGGPLRFKRAIGHRDLFYIDDKDLDLKDVIEAPLPKAPLDAAVLCHWLAIEGVQPAIPENASVEVITAPSNVKDYEQKDNGLPVDIKLPVKHILSRELQLYFDKITELTMSRSDSVLFKQALVSLATDSGLHPLVPYFTYFIADEVSRGLSDYSLLFALMRVVRSLLQNPHIHIEPYLHQLMPSVVTCLVAKRLGNRFADDHWELRDFTANLVASICKRFGHVYNNLQTRLTKTLLNAFLDPKRSLTQQYGAIQGLAALGPNVVRILILPNLEPYMRLLEPEMLLEKQKNEMKRNEAWRVYGALLHAAGQCIYDLLKMFPPLTSLPAHAVWRSNARVTTTVPRFRLSSELQLGIYLFQLWT, from the exons ATGAGTATTGTGCCCAAGGAGACCATTGAGGTCATTGCACAAAGCATTGGGATTAACAACTTGTCTCCAGATGTTGCACTTGCTCTTGCTCCCGATGTGGAATATAGAATGCGTGAGATCATGCAG GAGGCCGTCAAATGCATGCGTCACTCTAAGAGAACAACATTGACAGCAGAGGATGTTGATGGTGCACTTAACTTGAGAAACGTTGAG CCAATATATGGCTTTGCCTCTGGGGGTCCTCTACGGTTCAAAAGAGCTATTGGACATAGGGATTTGTTTTACATAGATGACAAGGATTTGGATCTTAAAGAT GTGATTGAGGCTCCTTTACCAAAAGCACCTCTTGATGCTGCCGTTCTTTGTCACTGGCTAGCCATTGAAGGTGTACAACCTGCTATTCCGGAAAATGCTTCTGTAGAAG TAATTACAGCTCCTTCTAATGTCAAAGATTATGAACAAAAGGACAATGGACTTCCTGTTGATATTAAATTACCAGTTAAGCACATATTGTCTAGGGAGCTTCAG CTTTACTTTGACAAAATCACTGAGCTAACCATGAGTAGGTCAGATTCGGTCCTTTTTAAACAAGCATTAGTGAGTTTGGCAACAGACTCAGGACTTCATCCATTAGTTCCGTATTTCACATACTTTATAGCTGATGAG GTATCTCGTGGTTTAAGTGATTATTCCCTTCTGTTTGCTTTGATGCGTGTTGTGCGGAGTCTTCTTCAAAATCCTCATATTCACATAGAGCCTTAT CTACACCAATTGATGCCTTCTGTGGTAACGTGCCTTGTTGCAAAAAGGTTGGGAAATAGGTTTGCAGATGACCACTGGGAACTTAGAGACTTCACAGCTAATCTGGTTGCTTCAATATGCAAAAG ATTTGGGCATGTTTATAACAATCTCCAGACACGTTTGACAAAAACTTTGCTCAATGCATTTTTGGACCCAAAACGGTCATTGACTCAACAGTATGGTGCAATTCAAGGCTTAGCAGCCTTAGGACCCAATGTG GTTCGCATTCTTATACTTCCAAATCTTGAGCCATATATGCGACTTCTTGAACCAGAGATGCTTCTTGAGAAGCAAAAGAATGAGATGAAGAGGAATGAAGCTTGGCGTGTTTATGGAGCCCTGCTG CATGCAGCAGGTCAATGTATATATGATCTGCTCAAGATGTTCCCACCTCTGACATCCCTGCCAGCACATGCAGTATGGAGGTCCAATGCAAGAGTTACTACCACAGTGCCAA GGTTTCGACTTTCAAGTGAACTGCAATTAGG GATCTACCTCTTTCAACTTTGGACTTAA
- the LOC142640591 gene encoding transcription initiation factor TFIID subunit 6 isoform X2 produces the protein MRHSKRTTLTAEDVDGALNLRNVEPIYGFASGGPLRFKRAIGHRDLFYIDDKDLDLKDVIEAPLPKAPLDAAVLCHWLAIEGVQPAIPENASVEVITAPSNVKDYEQKDNGLPVDIKLPVKHILSRELQLYFDKITELTMSRSDSVLFKQALVSLATDSGLHPLVPYFTYFIADEVSRGLSDYSLLFALMRVVRSLLQNPHIHIEPYLHQLMPSVVTCLVAKRLGNRFADDHWELRDFTANLVASICKRFGHVYNNLQTRLTKTLLNAFLDPKRSLTQQYGAIQGLAALGPNVVRILILPNLEPYMRLLEPEMLLEKQKNEMKRNEAWRVYGALLHAAGQCIYDLLKMFPPLTSLPAHAVWRSNARVTTTVPNKRKESMEHLEEQPPHKKTATDGPILPVFTNSSPSHMEGISVVPVPGDSNMGPSSSSGQTPNERVDGIDKRDKGDKHTLKKSALLNQIWKNDLDSGHLLVSLLELFGEGILSFIPAPEMSLFL, from the exons ATGCGTCACTCTAAGAGAACAACATTGACAGCAGAGGATGTTGATGGTGCACTTAACTTGAGAAACGTTGAG CCAATATATGGCTTTGCCTCTGGGGGTCCTCTACGGTTCAAAAGAGCTATTGGACATAGGGATTTGTTTTACATAGATGACAAGGATTTGGATCTTAAAGAT GTGATTGAGGCTCCTTTACCAAAAGCACCTCTTGATGCTGCCGTTCTTTGTCACTGGCTAGCCATTGAAGGTGTACAACCTGCTATTCCGGAAAATGCTTCTGTAGAAG TAATTACAGCTCCTTCTAATGTCAAAGATTATGAACAAAAGGACAATGGACTTCCTGTTGATATTAAATTACCAGTTAAGCACATATTGTCTAGGGAGCTTCAG CTTTACTTTGACAAAATCACTGAGCTAACCATGAGTAGGTCAGATTCGGTCCTTTTTAAACAAGCATTAGTGAGTTTGGCAACAGACTCAGGACTTCATCCATTAGTTCCGTATTTCACATACTTTATAGCTGATGAG GTATCTCGTGGTTTAAGTGATTATTCCCTTCTGTTTGCTTTGATGCGTGTTGTGCGGAGTCTTCTTCAAAATCCTCATATTCACATAGAGCCTTAT CTACACCAATTGATGCCTTCTGTGGTAACGTGCCTTGTTGCAAAAAGGTTGGGAAATAGGTTTGCAGATGACCACTGGGAACTTAGAGACTTCACAGCTAATCTGGTTGCTTCAATATGCAAAAG ATTTGGGCATGTTTATAACAATCTCCAGACACGTTTGACAAAAACTTTGCTCAATGCATTTTTGGACCCAAAACGGTCATTGACTCAACAGTATGGTGCAATTCAAGGCTTAGCAGCCTTAGGACCCAATGTG GTTCGCATTCTTATACTTCCAAATCTTGAGCCATATATGCGACTTCTTGAACCAGAGATGCTTCTTGAGAAGCAAAAGAATGAGATGAAGAGGAATGAAGCTTGGCGTGTTTATGGAGCCCTGCTG CATGCAGCAGGTCAATGTATATATGATCTGCTCAAGATGTTCCCACCTCTGACATCCCTGCCAGCACATGCAGTATGGAGGTCCAATGCAAGAGTTACTACCACAGTGCCAA ATAAACGCAAGGAGAGCATGGAGCACTTGGAAGAGCAGCCACCCCACAAGAAAACAGCAACTGATGGTCCAATTCTTCCAGTTTTTACCAATTCCTCTCCATCTCACATGGAAGGGATATCTGTAGTTCCAGTTCCTGGTGATTCTAACATGGGTCCATCCTCATCCTCTGGACAGACACCTAATGAGAGAGTTGATGGCATCGATAAGAGAGACAAAGGTGATAAACATACTCTGAAGAAGTCAGCTCTCCTCAATCAGATATGGAAAAATGACTTGGATTCTGGGCATCTCCTGGTATCGTTGCTTGAGCTGTTTGGTGAAGGTATTTTATCCTTCATTCCAGCTCCCGAGATGTCTTTGTTCTTGTGA
- the LOC142639760 gene encoding uncharacterized protein LOC142639760, with protein sequence MSVEVLDAATIFNFVEDEEAFNVSICDRFANLDTDHDGLLSYAEMLKELQSLRVFETHFGIDVKPDPAELAHVYDSLFMQFDHDSNGTVDLEEFKGETKQMMLAMANGMGFLPVQMVLEEDSFLKKAVDRESIMTRVTTI encoded by the coding sequence atgagtgtAGAAGTCTTGGATGCTGCCACCATCTTCAACTTTGTGGAAGACGAAGAAGCATTTAATGTCTCAATATGTGACCGTTTTGCTAACCTCGACACCGACCATGACGGCCTTCTCTCATATGCAGAGATGTTGAAGGAGCTGCAGAGTTTGAGGGTCTTTGAGACCCACTTTGGCATTGATGTGAAGCCAGATCCTGCTGAGCTTGCTCATGTATATGACTCCCTATTCATGCAGTTTGATCATGACTCTAATGGGACAGTTGATCTGGAGGAGTTCAAAGGGGAAACCAAGCAAATGATGCTTGCTATGGCTAATGGAATGGGGTTCTTGCCAGTTCAGATGGTCCTTGAAGAGGACAGCTTCCTCAAGAAGGCCGTGGACCGAGAGTCCATAATGACAAGGGTGACCACCATTTAA
- the LOC142639761 gene encoding uncharacterized protein LOC142639761 has protein sequence MTDLISPWRITGFYGRPKEHRKQESWGYLRNLKSRSSLPWLCIGDYNEILSSNEKQGRIARSNRFMEEFQSVLLQCGLIDLGFNGNIFKWRNGRLGEAFVQERLDRACATIEWRALFPHSKVTHLQASYSDHDPIMLTTSLDTQVPSRKKVPKRFEEKWAMHPECEGIIHEAWNGAKFVGSPMYRLFEKIKTTCMDLVRWSRQLGNSKTKLEEKKLELEHLMAMNNANNLDVIQQVKDEINA, from the coding sequence ATGACTGATCTGATTTCACCATGGAGAATTACTGGCTTTTATGGCAGACCAAAGGAACATCGTAAACAAGAATCTTGGGGATATTTGAGAAATTTGAAGTCTAGAAGCTCATTACCGTGGCTATGCATTGGAgattataatgaaattttatccTCCAATGAAAAACAAGGGAGGATTGCAAGGTCAAACAGATTCATGGAGGAGTTCCAGAGTGTTTTGTTGCAGTGTGGATTAATTGATCTTGGCTTCAATGGCAATATCTTCAAATGGAGGAATGGAAGACTAGGAGAGGCCTTTGTTCAAGAGAGGCTAGACAGAGCATGTGCTACAATTGAATGGAGGGCTTTGTTCCCACATAGCAAGGTTACCCATCTTCAAGCATCCTATTCTGATCATGATCCAATAATGCTTACAACTAGTTTGGACACACAAGTGCCAAGCAGGAAAAAAGTTCCCAAGAGATTTGAAGAGAAGTGGGCAATGCATCCGGAATGTGAGGGAATTATTCATGAAGCTTGGAATGGTGCAAAATTTGTGGGTAGTCCGATGTACagattatttgaaaaaattaagacaACCTGTATGGACTTGGTGAGATGGAGTAGACAATTGGGAAACTCCAAGACAAAGCTAGAAGAGAAGAAATTGGAATTAGAGCATCTTATGGCAATGAATAATGCAAATAATCTTGATGTGATCCAACAAGTTAAGGATGAGATAAATGCTTAA